A window from Drosophila willistoni isolate 14030-0811.24 chromosome XR unlocalized genomic scaffold, UCI_dwil_1.1 Seg143, whole genome shotgun sequence encodes these proteins:
- the LOC6646460 gene encoding tonsoku-like protein: protein MDEKRYLKRKEKARSDGNREQLAVSCHQLGDYYNQVTKYNEAVGEYKQEASIYASMGKELETAKAKRMVGEMFTLLCEYDAAKDHINDYLKIAKRLKNQVEQQRAFATLGRVHLLHGQSLADTSASAAMEQLKLAEKSFLRSLLMIKELSGQISKLEQLDMQARCYLNIGVVKEHMEEFEASIEYIEKAIKISKTNDLFELTHLCYISMSLLYNCKKNDAASALRYCNMALQVAKRLPDKVKKICETLITKSEILIKAGDFASVKQILTKAYKKNTPSETDRESIERHLRIVVKICQTLDELVLTSSMDYAKLKSLYERLGDGCCHLLNYEKALVYYQKMLECAELNAETGKSLVPIYVSLYQTYKDSGQYDKALEYLWKEFELNQDEEPAEAFTTLCSIAEICDQQKHPFWTVHDVYQKALRQAAKAGGTASAKLERIALVRLRRLELKHNMHVLVENLEAEAKSKGIDLNAAENEEDDDDDDNDAGAAVQQNTPDLGDDIDLDTLTDSDASDLDESEKPRPQRMTRGARPLTIKRNNKGETQLHQACIVGNLELVRRLIEQGHTVNVRDHAGWLPLHEACNHGHRDIVELLLDKGAAAAINDKGGTSCDGITPLHDACSNGYLDVAELLLERGADATVRTDYNENCIAGLDKWRQSAQLLDGEQAQYAQLRERLLRTLSKVGICSEKNAKALTNANVKKSSLRIGSLSDEELLHDDRPTVRHSNRSFNRNRSGSDRDLSASKSSPNTQPSASKEYRNVMAQVKRPNRQTFDEAPSSSSSTIGKRRNAFLEEDEVDADNWLIDDLGPEKKRKRFNSLSLGSRSLKENQRDSVISPQPPSWEVEDILLQDTPPQLSNELLLSSKQRQKQMKKLTLSRSSSMSSNKSTSRHQATLMDSGFCRFRSESPLGSGEDSLDGAASVISLRATTEPDSTTSSSTLQLLISPAKSSGSPIKVQATPLLATTVSFKIKVQDEFLLVPIERRKLQDINIRWLAEEAGRRYNKLTGLTPMLRLKTADGFAFEETDSVSVALEQSMLLSTISDWKISPLSQRYEEMCHQLQKSVDDKIKLLLERSQNTQVLKLAGLWFRPSQTEPIFKALLHQARLTELDLSRNFIGDDGCQQLAKSLPTLMQLKTLKLKSNAISNHGLESLLCGPGMERLEQLEDLQLSQNPLGNASLRVLHKFFTGPRCPLQSLELAQCELTELQDFDLGFNQLTRFDISFNQLTQQSVRRLATQLNSCRLESLNLSYIRWPLDETSGFELGESLVTLLEAGTCERFVCLELAGCGLHDAHVYKISQHLRKAKQLQRLNISDNERLSGSALGCLLEELPQLNTLLATNCTRLLDDVRLQKIEQLKPLPRRLDLTIDEQILNMSGVLETLQSIWQLQFGDKAKMRTYNKNRQQNYGKRYKGLVKLYVQDGSPD, encoded by the exons ATGGATGAGAAGCGCTATTTGAAGCGCAAAGAGAAGGCGCGCAGTGATGGCAATAGAGAGCAATTGGCGGTCAGTTGCCATCAACTTGGAGATTATTACAATCAAGTAACTAAATATAATGAGGCAGTGGGAGAGTACAAACAGGAGGCTAGCATATATGCCAGCATGGGCAAAGAGCTGGAAACAGCTAAAGCCAAGAGAATGGTGGGTGAAATGTTCACCCTGCTCTGTGAGTACGATGCGGCCAAGGATCACATTAATGACTATCTTA AAATTGCCAAGCGACTGAAAAATCAAGTAGAACAACAACGAGCATTTGCCACATTGGGTCGTGTCCACTTGTTGCATGGTCAGAGCTTGGCCGATACCTCGGCCTCAGCGGCCATGGAGCAGTTGAAATTGGCCGAAAAAAGTTTTCTTCGCAGTTTGCTAATGATTAAAGA GCTTTCAGGTCAGATATCTAAACTGGAGCAGCTGGATATGCAAGCCCGCTGTTACCTGAACATTGGTGTCGTCAAAGAGCATATGGAAGAATTCGAGGCATCCATCGAATACATAGagaaagcaattaaaatcaGCAAAACAAACGATTTATTCGAGTTGACCCACTTGTGTTACATTTCGATGAGTCTGCTTTATAATTGCAAGAAGAATGATGCAGCGTCGGCGCTTCGTTATTGTAATATGGCTTTGCAGGTCGCTAAAAGATTGCCCGATAAAGTTAAGAAGATATGTGAGACGCTGATAACGAAATCGGAAATATTAATCAAGGCGGGAGATTTCGCAAGCGTGAAGCAGATTCTGACCAAGGCCTACAAGAAGAATACCCCCAGCGAGACGGATCGCGAGAGCATCGAACGTCATTTGCGCATTGTGGTGAAAATATGTCAGACTCTGGATGAATTGGTTTTGACCAGCTCTATGGATTATGCCAAATTGAAGAGCTTGTACGAACGCTTAGGCGATGGCTGCTGCCATCTGTTGAACTATGAGAAGGCATTGGTCTACTACCAAAAGATGCTGGAATGTGCCGAACTGAATGCGGAAACAGGCAAAAGTCTGGTGCCCATCTATGTGAGCCTCTATCAGACATACAAGGATAGCGGGCAGTATGACAAGGCCTTGGAGTATCTGTGGAAGGAATTTGAACTGAACCAGGATGAAGAACCGGCTGAAGCATTTACCACACTCTGTAGCATAGCTGAGATATGTGACCAACAAAAGCATCCTTTCTGGACCGTACACGATGTGTATCAGAAGGCATTGAGGCAGGCAGCCAAAGCGGGTGGTACAGCCTCTGCCAAGTTGGAAAGGATTGCTTTAGTACGTTTACGGCGACTGGAGCTAAAACATAATATGCATGTTTTGGTAGAGAATCTCGAGGCAGAAGCCAAGAGTAAAGGTATTGATTTAAATGCAGCTGAAAACGAGgaggatgacgatgatgacgacaaTGATGCCGGAGCAGCCGTGCAGCAGAACACCCCTGACTTGGGTGATGACATCGATCTGGATACATTAACCGATTCGGATGCCAGTGATCTAGATGAAAGTGAAAAACCACGTCCCCAACGCATGACTCGTGGCGCTCGTCCTTTGACCATCAAACGCAATAATAAGGGTGAGACTCAACTGCATCAGGCTTGCATAGTTGGCAATCTGGAACTGGTGCGTCGCCTTATCGAACAGGGTCATACTGTCAATGTGCGGGATCATGCTGGCTGGTTGCCCCTCCATGAAGCCTGCAACCATGGACATCGTGACATTGTGGAGCTGCTTCTTGATAAGGGAGCTGCTGCGGCTATAAATGATAAGGGTGGCACGAGCTGTGATGGCATCACACCGCTTCATGATGCCTGTTCAAATGGTTATCTGGATGTGGCTGAGCTTCTTTTGGAGCGTGGAGCCGATGCTACCGTACGGACCGATTACAATGAGAACTGCATTGCCGGATTGGATAAATGGCGTCAATCTGCACAGCTTTTAGACGGGGAACAGGCTCAGTATGCCCAGCTGCGTGAAAGACTGCTCCGTACACTCTCGAAAGTGGGAATTTGCAGTGAGAAGAATGCCAAAGCTCTGACTAATGCCAATGTGAAGAAGTCGTCCCTACGAATTGGCAGTCTGTCGGATGAGGAGCTACTGCATGATGACAGGCCGACAGTCAGACATTCAAATCGCTCTTTTAACCGCAATCGCTCTGGTAGCGATCGGGATCTCAGTGCCAGCAAATCTAGTCCCAATACGCAGCCCAGTGCTAGCAAAGAGTATCGCAATGTGATGGCGCAGGTAAAACGTCCAAATCGTCAAACATTTGATGAAGCACCAAGCAGTAGCAGCTCCACGATTGGGAAAAGGAGAAATGCCTTTCTGGAAGAGGACGAGGTAGATGCAGATAATTGGCTCATCGATGATTTGGGGCCCGAAAAGAAACGCAAACGTTTCAATTCCCTCAGCCTGGGCAGTCGATcattaaaagaaaatcaacGCGATTCTGTCATATCACCGCAGCCTCCCAGTTGGGAAGTGGAGGATATTCTGCTACAGGACACACCGCCGCAATTGAGTAACGAGCTGCTCCTTAGTTCTAAGCAGCGacaaaagcaaatgaaaaagcTTACCCTATCGCGATCCTCCAGCATGAGCAGCAACAAGTCTACGAGCAGACATCAGGCAACACTTATGGATAGCGGTTTTTGCCGATTTCGCAGTGAGAGTCCTTTAGGCAGTGGCGAAGACTCGCTAGACGGAGCCGCCTCAGTCATAAGTTTACGAGCAACCACTGAACCAGACTCGACCACATCGTCGAGTACATTACAGTTGCTAATCTCACCGGCCAAATCATCGGGATCCCCAATTAAAGTCCAGGCCACACCACTTCTGGCCACCACGGTGTCGTTTAAAATTAAAGTACAAGATGAATTCCTTTTGGTGCCAATTGAAAGGCGGAAATTGCAGGATATCAATATTCGTTGGCTGGCCGAGGAAGCTGGAAGACGTTACAATAA ATTAACTGGATTAACTCCCATGCTTCGTTTAAAGACAGCCGATGGTTTCGCCTTCGAGGAGACAGATTCAGTTAGCGTCGCCCTGGAACAGAGTATGCTATTAAGCACCATTTCGGATTGGAAGATCTCTCCGCTATCGCAACGCTACGAGGAAATGTGCCATCAATTGCAGAAAT CTGTGGACGACAAAATCAAACTACTGCTGGAACGGTCACAGAATACGCAAGTTCTAAAGTTAGCCGGTCTTTGGTTTCGTCCCAGTCAAACGGAACCCATTTTTAAGGCACTGCTCCATCAAGCCCGTCTCACTGAACTGGATCTGTCGAGGAATTTCATTGGTGACGATGGTTGCCAGCAATTAGCCAAATCCCTGCCCACATTAATGCAATTGAAGACACTTAAATTGAAAAGCAATGCCATCAGTAATCACGGTTTAGAGTCTTTACTGTGTGGCCCTGGCATGGAGAGACTGGAACAACTAGAGGATTTACAGCTAAGTCAAAATCCTTTGGGCAATGCAAGTCTCAGAGTTTTGCATAAATTCTTCACTGGTCCTCGATGCCCCTTGCAATCCTTGGAGTTGGCTCAATGTGAATTAACCGAACTGCAGGATTTTGATTTAGGATTTAATCAGCTAACCCGATTCGATATTAGCTTTAATCAGCTCACCCAACAAAGTGTTCGAAGATTAGCTACCCAATTGAATAGTTGCCGTTTGGAatctttaaatttaagttataTTCGCTGGCCACTGGATGAGACAAGTGGCTTTGAATTGGGTGAAAGTTTGGTCACCTTACTTGAGGCCGGTACCTGTGAAAGATTCGTTTGCCTCGAACTCGCTGGCTGTGGTCTGCACGATGCCCATGTCTATAAGATAAGTCAACACTTGAGAAAAGCAAAGCAATTGCAACGGCTCAATATTTCTGATAATGAGCGTTTAAGTGGCTCGGCCCTGGGATGCCTGTTGGAGGAATTGCCACAGTTAAATACACTCCTGGCCACAAATTGTACACGTTTGCTGGACGATGTACGTCTGCAGAAGATAGAGCAACTGAAACCACTGCCACGACGTTTAGATTTAACCATTGATGAGCAGATTTTAAACATGTCAGGAGTTTTGGAAACATTACAATCCATTTGGCAGTTACAATTCGGTGATAAGGCCAAGATGCGAACATATAACAAAAATCGTCAACAAAATTATGGTAAGCGATACAAAGGTCTTGTTAAACTCTACGTCCAGGATGGCAGTCCAGACTAA
- the LOC6646459 gene encoding zinc finger RNA-binding protein isoform X1: MANNNYAGFNYGGTQYNTGQVSYPAVTNATYANAAAYQNAAVAAGQGGYAAAGAGAGSGAAAGGGYGSGGGGGGYGDYRSAMQSYDASKTFYQQAPASYNTSATAAAAVSKTHYSAPPVKNPVKSGGGKMDKSNGTAPKTPSANPTAGNYSGYDTALYNAASMYVAQQHQSGVGGGGVGGAPQKPNGGSNNWYQRKMGMGPAFPGAAALRGLRPKAPPRPQQLHYCEVCKISCAGPQTYREHLEGQKHKKREASLKMQASATTTTQNRGNNYHCELCDVTCTGTDAYAAHVRGAKHQKVVKLHQKLGKPIPSDEPKKLGKINFVPAAGEAGAAAAATGTAAAGGAASKTEGNTSGGNGDSESATGTDNLDDQLDDSLGENTDNIKPVGGEYIEEVKDEEGKILSFNCKLCDCKFNDPNAKEMHMKGRRHRLQYKRKVQPDLVVDFKPTPRQRRLAEARAQRALMSSHRGGGGGGGGGGDDHESGGNYWEEQRNRQYNEEYDYNNWMSRSFGGAQRFGRMGNGPPPHFGMMPGGNVRRPESTDDRHAIARHAEIYPKEEELQTIQRIVSHTERALKLVSDALTEQPNDTGPAAKKEKTDKPSEKDGRDNQIFSFHKDADNGGNIVRILKGVMRVGYLAKGLLLHGDSAVELVVLCAEKPTAGLLQRVANVLPDKLKEVAGDIQVNYRVEVNAEDAAVIVLDDAVSVKITLTSPLLREANPAEIAAAAAAAAASTADAEFLPREPCLRALADLRHAKWFQARATGLQSCVMVIRILRDLCQRVVSWQALPQWSLELLVEKVISSAGFPISPGDCMRRIMEALASGFLINGPGLLDPCEKDPTDALQELTKQEREDLTVSAQLFLRYIAFRQIFKVLGMDQLPAMKFPMRPWRINRKRRRSSGKAGVGGGEAESADIDETGSDEKVAKKEGGTGGVSATAGSAAAAGGVAA, translated from the exons ATGGCGAACAATAACTACGCCGGGTTCAACTACGGCGGCACCCAATACAATACGGGCCAAGTCTCGTACCCGGCGGTGACAAACGCGACTTATGCCAATGCGGCGGCCTATCAGAACGCTGCTGTGGCTGCCGGCCAGGGTGGCTATGCAGCAGCCGGCGCTGGCGCTGGCTCAGGAGCTGCCGCTGGCGGGGGCTATGGCagtggcggtggcggtggtggaTATGGCGACTACCGCAGCGCCATGCAATCATATGACGCCAGCAAGACATTCTATCAGCAGGCGCCGGCCAGCTACAACACGTCGGCCACGGCAGCTGCAGCAGTCAGCAAAACTCATTATTCGGCGCCGCCTGTTAAGAATCCTGTGAAGAGTGGTGGTGGCAAAATGGACAAATCGAATGGCACGGCACCAAAAACTCCCAGTGCGAATCCAACCGCTGGCAACTATAGCGGCTATGATACGGCTCTCTATAATGCAGCCAGCATGTATGTGGCACAGCAACATCAGAGCGGTGTGGGTGGCGGCGGCGTCGGAGGAGCTCCACAGAAACCAAATGGTGGCTCCAATAATTGGTATCAACGAAAAATGGGCATGGGTCCCGCATTTCCGGGTGCAGCTGCATTGCGTGGTCTACGTCCCAAGGCCCCGCCGAGACCACAGCAATTGCATTATTGTGAAGTCTGCAAGATCTCTTGCGCCGGTCCGCAGACCTATCGTGAGCATTTAGAGGGCCAGAAGCACAAGAAGCGCGAAGCCTCACTCAAGATGCAAGCCAGTGCCACAACAACCACTCAGAATCGCGGCAATAACTATCATTGCGAGCTTTGCGATGTCACTTGCACCGGAACAGATGCCTATGCGGCTCATGTGCGCGGCGCTAAGCACCAGAAAGTTGTCAAATTGCATCAGAAACTGGGCAAGCCAATACCATCGGATGAACCGAAGAAATTGggtaaaattaattttgttccAGCTGCTGGAGAAGCCggagcagctgcagcagctaCTGGCACGGCAGCAGCTGGCGGAGCTGCATCAAAAACAGAAGGTAACACTAGTGGTGGTAATGGTGATAGTGAATCTGCCACCGGCACGGACAATCTTGATGACCAACTCGACGATTCTTTGGGCGAGAATACTGATAACATCAAACCAGTTGGTGGCGAATACATTGAAGAGGTCAAAGATGAGGAGGGTAAAATCCTCAGTTTCAATTGCAAACTCTGCGATTGCAAATTCAACGATCCCAATGCCAAGGAGATGCACATGAAGGGTCGGCGACATCGCTTGCAATACAAGCGGAAAGTTCAACCCGATTTGGTTGTAGACTTTAAGCCAACTCCACGACAGCGTCGCCTAGCTGAGGCACGAGCTCAGCGTGCCCTCATGTCATCGCATCGTGGCggaggcggcggcggtggtggcggcggtgACGACCATGAGAGTGGCGGCAACTATTGGGAGGAGCAAAGAAATCGCCAATACAACGAGGAATATGACTACAACAATTGGATGTCCCGCAGCTTTGGTG GTGCCCAGCGCTTTGGACGCATGGGGAATGGTCCGCCACCGCACTTTGGCATGATGCCCGGTGGAAATGTACGTCGTCCGGAGAGTACCGACGATCGTCATGCGATTGCTCGACATGCCGAAATCTATCCCAAAGAGGAGGAATTGCAGACCATACAGCGCATTGTCTCGCATACAGAACGAGCATTGAAACTGGTCTCAGACGCCCTCACCGAACAGCCCAATGACACCGGACCGGCGGctaagaaagagaaaacagaCAAACCATCGGAAAAGGATGGAAGGGACAACCAGATATTTTCGTTCCACAAAGATGCCGACAATGGCGGCAACATAGTACGCATTCTCAAGGGTGTTATGCGAGTTGGTTATTTGGCCAAAGGATTGCTGCTCCATGGTGATAGTGCCGTTGAGTTGGTTGTTCTCTGTGCGGAGAAACCAACAGCTGGATTGCTGCAGCGTGTGGCCAATGTGTTGCCGGATAAGCTCAAGGAGGTGGCAG GTGACATTCAGGTCAACTATCGCGTCGAGGTCAATGCCGAGGATGCTGCTGTCATAGTGCTCGATGACGCTGTCTCAGTGAAAATCACATTAACGTCCCCATTGCTCCGTGAGGCTAATCCCGCAGAGattgcagcagctgctgctgctgctgcagcgtCAACTGCCGATGCAGAGTTTTTGCCACGCGAGCCATGCCTAAGG GCCCTGGCGGATTTACGTCACGCTAAATGGTTCCAGGCCCGAGCCACTGGACTGCAATCATGTGTCATGGTCATACGTATATTACGTGATCTTTGCCAGCGAGTTGTCTCCTGGCAAGCCTTGCCACAATGGTCCCTCGAATTGCTTGTGGAGAAGGTTATATCATCGGCCGGTTTTCCCATATCACCCGGCGATTGTATGCGACGCATTATGGAGGCATTGGCTTCAGGTTTCCTAATCAATGGACCAGGCCTATTGGATCCCTGCGAAAAGGATCCGACCGATGCGTTACAAGAGCTAACCAAACAGGAACGCGAAGATCTCACTGTGTCGGCGCAATTGTTTTTGCGTTATATTGCTTTCCGACAGATCTTCAAGGTTCTCGGTATGGATCAACTGCCGGCCATGAAATTTCCCATGCGTCCTTGGCGCATTAATCGTAAACGTCGCCGTTCCTCGGGCAAAGCGGGTGTCGGCGGCGGTGAGGCTGAATCAGCTGACATCGATGAGACCGGCTCGGATGAGAAGGTGGCGAAGAAGGAAGGTGGTACCGGAGGAGTCAGTGCAACTGCTGgtagtgctgctgctgctggcggTGTTGCCGCTTAA
- the LOC6646461 gene encoding probable medium-chain specific acyl-CoA dehydrogenase, mitochondrial, with amino-acid sequence MAFLNKLAAPAIRQLVASRSYAAVTHVSPTGTSFALTEEQQQFQELARKFTREEIIPVAAQYDKSGEYPWPIIKKAWELGLMNNHIPADLGGMDLDVFTTCLTAEELAYGCTGIMTALEASGLGQTPVILSGNKEQKKKYLGRLMEEPLVAAYGVTEPGAGSDVGGIKTRAEKKGDEYIINGQKMWITNGGVANWYFVLARTNPDPKCPASKAFTGFIVERDSPGLTPGRKEQNMGQRASDTRGITFEDVRVPKENVLIGEGAGFKIAMGTFDKTRPPVAAGAVGLAQRCLDEALKYSLERKTFGVPIAYHQAVQFMLADMAIGVETSRLAWRLSAWEIDQGRRNSYYASIAKCHAADVANKIASDAVQIFGGNGFNSEYPVEKLMRDAKIYQIYEGTSQIQRLIISRNMYEAAKGGASS; translated from the exons ATGGCGTTTCTCAATAAG ctAGCCGCACCGGCTATCCGTCAATTGGTGGCCAGCCGATCATATGCTGCGGTCACCCATGTATCACCCACTGGAACATCCTTTGCTCTGACCGAGGAGCAACAACAGTTCCAGGAATTGGCACGTAAATTCACCCGCGAGGAGATCATCCCAGTGGCTGCTCAATATGACAAAAGTGGCGAATACCCATGGCCCATTATAAAGAAAGCCTGGGAACTGGGTCTGATGAACAATCACATTCCCGCCGATTTGGGTGGCATGGATTTGGATGTCTTTACGACATGTCTGACTGCTGAAGAGCTGGCCTATGGCTGCACGGGTATTATGACAGCATTAGAGGCTAGCGGTCTTGGT CAAACACCTGTGATCCTGTCTGGCAACAAGGAACAGAAGAAGAAATATTTGGGTCGCTTGATGGAAGAGCCTTTGGTGGCTGCCTATGGTGTCACTGAGCCTGGTGCTGGATCCGATGTGGGTGGCATAAAGACACGTGCAGAGAAAAAGGGTGACGAGTACATTATCAATGGCCAGAAGATGTGGATCACAAACGGTGGAGTGGCCAACTGGTACTTTGTGCTTGCCCGCACCAATCCCGATCCCAAGTGCCCGGCCAGCAAAGCTTTCACCGGCTTCATTGTTGAGCGTGATTCGCCCGGTCTGACTCCCGGTCGCAAGGAACAAAATATGGGACAACGTGCTTCCGATACACGTGGCATTACCTTCGAGGATGTGCGTGTACCCAAAGAGAATGTCCTAATTGGTGAGGGAGCTGGCTTCAAGATTGCCATGGGCACTTTCGATAAGACACGCCCACCTGTGGCTGCTGGTGCCGTCGGTCTGGCCCAACGTTGCTTGGACGAGGCTCTCAAGTATTCATTGGAGCGCAAGACTTTCGGTGTTCCAATTGCCTATCACCAGGCAGTCCAATTCATGCTTGCCGACATGGCCATTGGCGTGGAAACCTCCCGTCTGGCATGGCGTTTGTCCGCCTGGGAAATCGATCAGGGACGCCGTAATAGCTACTATGCATCGATTGCCAAATGCCATGCCGCCGATGTTGCCAACAAGATTGCCTCCGATGCTGTACAAATCTTTGGTGGTAATGGCTTCAATAGCGAGTATCCCGTCGAGAAATTGATGCGTGATGCCAAAATCTATCAGATCTATGAAGGTACCTCACAGATTCAGCGTCTCATCATCTCAAGAAACATGTACGAGGCAGCCAAAGGAGGTGCTTCTAGCTAA
- the LOC6646459 gene encoding zinc finger RNA-binding protein isoform X2, translated as MANNNYAGFNYGGTQYNTGQVSYPAVTNATYANAAAYQNAAVAAGQGGYAAAGAGAGSGAAAGGGYGSGGGGGGYGDYRSAMQSYDASKTFYQQAPASYNTSATAAAAVSKTHYSAPPVKNPVKSGGGKMDKSNGTAPKTPSANPTAGNYSGYDTALYNAASMYVAQQHQSGVGGGGVGGAPQKPNGGSNNWYQRKMGMGPAFPGAAALRGLRPKAPPRPQQLHYCEVCKISCAGPQTYREHLEGQKHKKREASLKMQASATTTTQNRGNNYHCELCDVTCTGTDAYAAHVRGAKHQKVVKLHQKLGKPIPSDEPKKLGKINFVPAAGEAGAAAAATGTAAAGGAASKTEGNTSGGNGDSESATGTDNLDDQLDDSLGENTDNIKPVGGEYIEEVKDEEGKILSFNCKLCDCKFNDPNAKEMHMKGRRHRLQYKRKVQPDLVVDFKPTPRQRRLAEARAQRALMSSHRGGGGGGGGGGDDHESGGNYWEEQRNRQYNEEYDYNNWMSRSFGGAQRFGRMGNGPPPHFGMMPGGNVRRPESTDDRHAIARHAEIYPKEEELQTIQRIVSHTERALKLVSDALTEQPNDTGPAAKKEKTDKPSEKDGRDNQIFSFHKDADNGGNIVRILKGVMRVGYLAKGLLLHGDSAVELVVLCAEKPTAGLLQRVANVLPDKLKEVAASVSLQDIRDFSSLSLEALLLLTTHCHSVCCHYSVRSPPVVCLLILLLSYCYYYYCYDYYFYYYCYYSTTTAAGAAGGGETKWIVTVTFRSTIASRSMPRMLLS; from the exons ATGGCGAACAATAACTACGCCGGGTTCAACTACGGCGGCACCCAATACAATACGGGCCAAGTCTCGTACCCGGCGGTGACAAACGCGACTTATGCCAATGCGGCGGCCTATCAGAACGCTGCTGTGGCTGCCGGCCAGGGTGGCTATGCAGCAGCCGGCGCTGGCGCTGGCTCAGGAGCTGCCGCTGGCGGGGGCTATGGCagtggcggtggcggtggtggaTATGGCGACTACCGCAGCGCCATGCAATCATATGACGCCAGCAAGACATTCTATCAGCAGGCGCCGGCCAGCTACAACACGTCGGCCACGGCAGCTGCAGCAGTCAGCAAAACTCATTATTCGGCGCCGCCTGTTAAGAATCCTGTGAAGAGTGGTGGTGGCAAAATGGACAAATCGAATGGCACGGCACCAAAAACTCCCAGTGCGAATCCAACCGCTGGCAACTATAGCGGCTATGATACGGCTCTCTATAATGCAGCCAGCATGTATGTGGCACAGCAACATCAGAGCGGTGTGGGTGGCGGCGGCGTCGGAGGAGCTCCACAGAAACCAAATGGTGGCTCCAATAATTGGTATCAACGAAAAATGGGCATGGGTCCCGCATTTCCGGGTGCAGCTGCATTGCGTGGTCTACGTCCCAAGGCCCCGCCGAGACCACAGCAATTGCATTATTGTGAAGTCTGCAAGATCTCTTGCGCCGGTCCGCAGACCTATCGTGAGCATTTAGAGGGCCAGAAGCACAAGAAGCGCGAAGCCTCACTCAAGATGCAAGCCAGTGCCACAACAACCACTCAGAATCGCGGCAATAACTATCATTGCGAGCTTTGCGATGTCACTTGCACCGGAACAGATGCCTATGCGGCTCATGTGCGCGGCGCTAAGCACCAGAAAGTTGTCAAATTGCATCAGAAACTGGGCAAGCCAATACCATCGGATGAACCGAAGAAATTGggtaaaattaattttgttccAGCTGCTGGAGAAGCCggagcagctgcagcagctaCTGGCACGGCAGCAGCTGGCGGAGCTGCATCAAAAACAGAAGGTAACACTAGTGGTGGTAATGGTGATAGTGAATCTGCCACCGGCACGGACAATCTTGATGACCAACTCGACGATTCTTTGGGCGAGAATACTGATAACATCAAACCAGTTGGTGGCGAATACATTGAAGAGGTCAAAGATGAGGAGGGTAAAATCCTCAGTTTCAATTGCAAACTCTGCGATTGCAAATTCAACGATCCCAATGCCAAGGAGATGCACATGAAGGGTCGGCGACATCGCTTGCAATACAAGCGGAAAGTTCAACCCGATTTGGTTGTAGACTTTAAGCCAACTCCACGACAGCGTCGCCTAGCTGAGGCACGAGCTCAGCGTGCCCTCATGTCATCGCATCGTGGCggaggcggcggcggtggtggcggcggtgACGACCATGAGAGTGGCGGCAACTATTGGGAGGAGCAAAGAAATCGCCAATACAACGAGGAATATGACTACAACAATTGGATGTCCCGCAGCTTTGGTG GTGCCCAGCGCTTTGGACGCATGGGGAATGGTCCGCCACCGCACTTTGGCATGATGCCCGGTGGAAATGTACGTCGTCCGGAGAGTACCGACGATCGTCATGCGATTGCTCGACATGCCGAAATCTATCCCAAAGAGGAGGAATTGCAGACCATACAGCGCATTGTCTCGCATACAGAACGAGCATTGAAACTGGTCTCAGACGCCCTCACCGAACAGCCCAATGACACCGGACCGGCGGctaagaaagagaaaacagaCAAACCATCGGAAAAGGATGGAAGGGACAACCAGATATTTTCGTTCCACAAAGATGCCGACAATGGCGGCAACATAGTACGCATTCTCAAGGGTGTTATGCGAGTTGGTTATTTGGCCAAAGGATTGCTGCTCCATGGTGATAGTGCCGTTGAGTTGGTTGTTCTCTGTGCGGAGAAACCAACAGCTGGATTGCTGCAGCGTGTGGCCAATGTGTTGCCGGATAAGCTCAAGGAGGTGGCAG CTTCTGTCTCTCTGCAGGATATAAGAGATTTCTCGAGCCTTAGCCTAGAAGCTCTACTACTACTCACTACTCACTGTCACTCAGTCTGTTGTCACTACTCAGTTAGATCTCCCCCAGTTGTGTGTTTGCTGATCCTCCTGCTATCCTActgctactactactactgctACGACTACTACTTCTACTACTACTGCTACTACTCTACTActactgctgctggtgctgctggtggtggaGAAACCAAATGGATCGTAACG GTGACATTCAGGTCAACTATCGCGTCGAGGTCAATGCCGAGGATGCTGCTGTCATAG